The proteins below come from a single Mercenaria mercenaria strain notata chromosome 3, MADL_Memer_1, whole genome shotgun sequence genomic window:
- the LOC123525395 gene encoding phospholipid phosphatase 1-like, with protein sequence MDKNSSVYRTSRRMITIQIIVDFIIWLAVSLLVLYLFLYGKPYETGFFCDDKSLSYPSIPETITTPVLVAAGFTFSILLVVTVEVLNCLDNKCQRPCQWARDIIFCVKSYVVFMIGFLIQELVVDAVKNKMGVLRPNFFDVCKPQFNGTLCPGYISEYTCTGSEQDKEIRSSRQSFPSGHSAFSMYIAAYFCIYVENRLQIRFSRLLKFFLQSGLIFIAILCGIGRIIDNKHHPSDVIAGYILGIIVAVFVHLMVGKKFVKAPNVKEKTTLHTKEKSCDCCCTCEQSSDSQTPATLLQNEYYHNIENERNSSSTKLIALQNNNLQNMSVTPEIV encoded by the exons ATGGATAAGAATAGTTCGGTATATAGGACTAGCCGGCGGATGATTACCATCCAAATCATTGTGGATTTCATAATATGGCTTGCAG TATCCTTGCTAGTTTTGTACCTATTTCTGTATGGAAAACCTTATGAGACAGGATTCTTCTGTGACGATAAATCACTCAGTTATCCTTCAATACCAGAAACCATAACCACACCCGTACTAGTAGCAGCCGGGTTTACTTTCTCTATTTTACTG GTTGTTACAGTCGAAGTTTTAAATTGTTTGGACAACAAATGTCAAAGACCATGTCAATGGGCAAGAGATATAATATTTTGTGTGAAGAGTTACGTTGTGTTTATGATTGGCTTTCTCATACAAGAACTCGTTGTAGACGCCGTCAAAAACAAGATGGGTGTGCTCAGGCCTAACTTCTTTGACGTGTGCAAACCGCAGTTTAACGGGACTTTATGTCCAGG ATACATATCTGAGTACACATGCACCGGAAGTGAACAAGATAAAGAAATCAGAAGCAGTCGGCAGTCCTTCCCTTCGGGTCACTCAGCATTTTCTATGTATATAGCGGCATATTTTTGT ATTTACGTAGAAAATCGTTTGCAAATACGTTTCTCACGTTTACTAAAGTTCTTTCTTCAATCTGGTCTAATATTCATTGCAATACTCTGTGGCATTGGACGCATTATAGACAACAAACACCATCCTTCTGACGTCATAGCAGGATATATATTAGGCATCATTGTCGCTGTATTTGTG CATCTGATGGTTGGAAAAAAGTTTGTGAAGGCACCAAATGTTAAAGAAAAGACTACGTTACACACAAAGGAAAAATCATGCGACTGTTGTTGCACGTGCGAACAATCGTCTGACTCGCAAACACcagcaactttattacaaaatgaatattaccacaacatagaaaatgaaagaaattcatcATCAACAAAACTTATAGCGCTTCAAAATAACAACCTCCAAAATATGTCAGTGACGCCAGAAATCGTATGA